The Akkermansiaceae bacterium genome has a window encoding:
- a CDS encoding sigma-70 family RNA polymerase sigma factor — translation MRFFSSKSDDEVVTQIATHQAEILAYIHSLLPGNASVDDVLQRTNLVLWKKRALFKRNTNFRAWAFSIARWEVRAFLKESKRKSWLVIDEDLARQITETMVDTAEDNPMHDLRPALEYCMEKLKPDERELITHRYYTDAPLKEYAASSGRPLGSIRVSLCRIRATLKRCIEARRPMDQATQTS, via the coding sequence GTGAGATTTTTCTCAAGTAAATCGGACGACGAGGTCGTCACCCAGATAGCGACCCACCAGGCCGAGATACTGGCGTATATTCATTCCCTGTTGCCGGGCAACGCCTCGGTTGACGATGTCCTGCAGCGTACCAATCTCGTGCTCTGGAAAAAACGTGCGTTGTTCAAGAGGAATACCAATTTCCGTGCCTGGGCGTTCAGCATCGCTCGCTGGGAGGTGCGTGCTTTTCTCAAGGAATCCAAGCGCAAGAGCTGGCTGGTCATTGACGAGGATCTCGCCCGGCAGATCACCGAGACGATGGTCGATACGGCGGAAGATAATCCCATGCACGATCTCCGCCCCGCGCTTGAGTATTGCATGGAAAAGCTCAAACCTGATGAGCGGGAGCTAATAACGCACCGCTATTACACGGATGCTCCATTGAAGGAATATGCCGCAAGTAGCGGGCGCCCACTCGGCTCGATCAGGGTCAGCTTGTGCCGCATTCGCGCTACCCTGAAGCGGTGTATTGAAGCCCGTCGGCCCATGGATCAAGCCACCCAGACAAGCTGA
- a CDS encoding FecR domain-containing protein, which translates to MPLTPVQLETRIQELLEGTLPEAHWPALRERLMTSEQARELYCHYARMTTLLRQRSRGIKSLAAPTPAVPVEELLRVQRRKASRVAVFAAAAVLVIALMAMRLFFVQEPQPALTFASAPGTQFTLTHDGSEDAPVGLVLEKGSRLEISQGAIELRFGSGVRSVVQAPADVTLHDDDTLFMREGIAWFHVPANATGFQVKTHDLEIVDLGTEFGVISNPNDHDEVHVFKGRVQVAATRLRMETATLGAGQGRRIDPIGRLDSVPIHASAFLTRLPAFLPHLHWSFDGKGKDIYLVSGNLPTKDGILSKAVALDRHDPFASVPGKFGTALCSTGRGGFMTTDWPGIEGNAPRTIAYWLKLPPGKQYLHPVVGWGARSDVSRSATGEFLSIVETSATGAVVNLSIGAYELHGTTPVDDGRWHHVAHVFTGGSNSDGTPEIYSYIDGELEQTRPEINASAPRNADGNISVNTSTDGINSVPLRVFNHLWAKKREAYSITPSIDELYVFQGALSRRQIRNIYLKNEVNP; encoded by the coding sequence ATGCCGTTGACACCCGTCCAACTTGAAACCCGGATTCAGGAACTCCTTGAGGGCACCCTGCCGGAGGCGCATTGGCCTGCATTGCGTGAGCGGCTGATGACCTCGGAGCAGGCTCGTGAGCTCTATTGTCACTACGCCCGCATGACCACGTTGCTCAGACAGCGATCCAGGGGAATCAAGTCCTTGGCGGCACCTACCCCTGCGGTTCCGGTGGAGGAGCTTCTCCGTGTGCAGCGGAGGAAGGCCTCCCGTGTTGCTGTATTTGCCGCGGCTGCGGTTCTGGTGATCGCGCTGATGGCGATGCGGCTGTTTTTTGTGCAGGAGCCGCAGCCCGCGCTTACTTTTGCTTCAGCCCCAGGCACCCAGTTCACGCTGACTCACGACGGCAGTGAAGATGCACCCGTGGGGTTGGTGCTGGAAAAAGGCAGCAGACTCGAGATTTCCCAGGGAGCGATCGAGCTGCGGTTTGGCTCTGGAGTGAGGTCAGTTGTGCAAGCACCGGCTGATGTCACCCTGCATGATGACGACACCCTCTTCATGCGAGAAGGGATCGCATGGTTCCACGTTCCCGCCAACGCGACCGGGTTTCAGGTCAAGACCCATGATCTGGAGATCGTGGACCTGGGCACCGAGTTTGGTGTGATCTCCAATCCCAATGACCACGATGAGGTGCATGTTTTCAAAGGCAGGGTTCAGGTGGCAGCCACCCGCCTGCGCATGGAGACTGCGACGCTAGGGGCGGGGCAAGGCCGCCGTATCGATCCCATTGGCCGCCTGGACTCCGTACCTATCCACGCCAGCGCTTTTCTGACACGCCTTCCCGCATTCCTGCCTCATTTACACTGGAGCTTCGACGGCAAGGGTAAGGACATCTACCTTGTCAGCGGCAACCTCCCGACCAAAGACGGCATACTCTCGAAAGCCGTCGCCCTCGACAGGCATGACCCATTTGCATCCGTTCCGGGAAAGTTCGGCACTGCGCTCTGCTCCACTGGGCGAGGTGGCTTCATGACCACGGATTGGCCCGGCATCGAGGGCAATGCCCCCCGCACCATCGCCTACTGGTTAAAACTGCCGCCCGGAAAACAATACCTGCACCCGGTTGTGGGTTGGGGAGCGCGGAGTGATGTCAGCCGTTCAGCCACGGGAGAGTTTTTATCCATCGTCGAGACAAGCGCCACCGGAGCTGTTGTCAATCTTTCCATAGGTGCCTACGAGCTTCACGGAACCACCCCGGTCGATGACGGTCGGTGGCATCATGTCGCGCACGTTTTCACCGGCGGTTCAAATTCCGATGGCACCCCGGAGATCTACAGCTACATCGATGGAGAGTTGGAGCAAACACGTCCGGAGATCAATGCAAGCGCGCCCCGGAACGCAGATGGCAACATCTCCGTGAACACCTCCACCGACGGCATTAATTCGGTGCCGTTGAGAGTATTCAACCACCTTTGGGCGAAAAAACGGGAAGCCTACAGCATTACCCCGTCCATCGACGAACTCTACGTTTTTCAAGGCGCGCTGAGCCGTCGGCAAATCAGAAACATTTACCTTAAAAACGAGGTGAATCCGTAG
- a CDS encoding alpha-L-fucosidase, which produces MKFHTTLLLSALLVVTAQADTIIDSSKHNGGFVSATTGFNGSPDGWIASSGVWLASGNSGLTTAPFGADTATDSRYIQIHNDSGETLTSAAMFTVAAAETVNLSFDYKTGGTGADTTLTVSLWDAQANATYATLGTISTSTAQASFTQVDYSLSAPAANTRLQLRFTLSAGGKDMHIDRVHLDGGVLTPPPTIDYATSHFINPTDTEAIKVEKAAKTLPRQKQVDWQRLENTFFIHFGPNTFTGSEWGNGFEDPADFNPTALDAAQWVTTIKNAGGKMLMLVVKHHEGFCLYPSRYTTHDVASSPWLGGNGDLVRAVSDACAAQGIKFGVYLSPADLYQIESPLSYTNGSGYYGNGSSSQTSTIPTDPATFNSNPSQGRTPPTGFTTYSYDVDDYNRYFLNQLYELLTEYGDIAEMWFDGANPKPGTGQTYSRAAWYDLINTLQPNTNIAIDGPDVRWVGNETGYARETEWSVIPTPVSNLTTGGAPDLGSRSKLVGGKTLTWWPAEADTKILNGWFWKSSHGVKTASQLIDIYYASVGRNANLLLNLSPDTRGLIPDNQITPLMEAMTIIQQTYATNLASGGTMAADSTLAGQPASNCLDGDLDSYWEPEAGVSTPTLTLTLPSAQTIDRVVLQEAIAVRSMRIENFAVDTWNGTSWEEKATATTVGHKRILKITETSTDKVRIRITQSRLEPTLANVALYKSVSLLVSPLIANRDAQGKVSISASGGDSIYYTDDGSEPTTASKLYTAPIDLPMGGTIKAISENAGSVSLATVKTFSGYAPIGWQVISVSSEEIAEGERASNAIDDDPDTLWHTQWGGGGGSHPHQVTIDMQTSRLIGGFSYLPRVSGENGIVKNYRFEVSVDNVNWTNVAEAEFGNIKNSPVLQKVFFADDVKARYFRFTAIDEINGTNYASAAEINVLPGGYDKFRQENGLQTAPGNQDGDGDGLGLLMEYYLGTDPAVRSYSPVSISAVSGNPHFEVLRSTAATDVTAVVRYSYNLIDWFDATPTEVITVDQGEGVTKDTYILAPENQNVFYRLRVSI; this is translated from the coding sequence ATGAAATTCCATACAACTCTCTTACTCTCTGCACTGCTCGTCGTCACGGCTCAGGCAGATACCATCATCGACTCGTCCAAGCACAACGGTGGCTTTGTCAGTGCCACAACCGGTTTTAACGGTTCGCCTGATGGCTGGATTGCCTCGTCAGGGGTCTGGCTGGCATCAGGAAACTCCGGCCTGACCACTGCTCCATTTGGCGCGGATACCGCCACAGATTCGCGTTACATCCAGATCCACAACGACAGCGGCGAAACCCTCACGTCCGCCGCTATGTTCACGGTGGCGGCGGCGGAAACCGTCAATCTTAGCTTCGACTACAAAACCGGCGGCACGGGCGCGGACACCACTCTAACGGTCAGCCTCTGGGATGCGCAGGCAAATGCCACCTATGCAACGCTGGGCACGATTTCCACATCCACAGCTCAAGCTAGCTTTACCCAGGTGGACTACTCACTCAGTGCACCCGCCGCCAATACACGCTTGCAGCTTCGTTTCACCCTGTCTGCGGGAGGCAAGGACATGCACATCGATCGCGTTCACCTTGATGGTGGAGTGCTCACGCCGCCGCCTACCATCGACTACGCCACCAGCCATTTTATAAACCCCACAGACACCGAGGCGATCAAGGTGGAAAAGGCTGCCAAAACTTTGCCCCGCCAGAAGCAGGTGGACTGGCAACGACTGGAAAACACCTTTTTCATCCACTTCGGCCCCAACACCTTCACCGGCTCGGAGTGGGGCAACGGTTTTGAGGATCCCGCCGACTTCAACCCCACCGCCCTCGATGCTGCGCAATGGGTAACGACCATTAAAAACGCTGGCGGAAAAATGCTTATGCTGGTGGTCAAGCACCACGAGGGCTTCTGCCTCTACCCCAGCCGCTACACCACCCACGATGTAGCGTCCAGTCCATGGCTCGGCGGTAATGGCGATCTTGTCCGTGCCGTCTCTGATGCCTGCGCGGCACAGGGCATTAAGTTCGGTGTCTATCTTTCCCCGGCGGATCTCTACCAGATCGAATCGCCCCTGAGTTACACCAATGGATCCGGATATTACGGAAATGGCAGCTCTTCCCAGACATCCACCATTCCAACCGATCCGGCCACCTTCAACAGCAATCCATCGCAAGGCCGCACGCCACCAACCGGATTCACCACCTACTCGTATGATGTCGATGACTACAATCGCTATTTTCTCAACCAGCTTTACGAGCTGCTTACCGAGTACGGTGATATTGCAGAAATGTGGTTTGATGGCGCTAACCCAAAGCCAGGCACCGGCCAGACCTACAGCCGCGCCGCCTGGTATGATCTGATCAACACACTGCAGCCGAACACCAACATCGCCATCGACGGACCGGACGTGCGCTGGGTCGGCAACGAAACAGGTTACGCCCGTGAAACCGAGTGGAGCGTTATCCCGACGCCAGTGTCTAATCTGACAACTGGCGGCGCACCTGATCTCGGCAGTCGCTCCAAACTGGTTGGCGGAAAGACCCTGACCTGGTGGCCTGCAGAAGCCGATACCAAGATTCTCAACGGATGGTTCTGGAAGTCCTCACACGGTGTGAAGACAGCAAGCCAGTTGATCGATATCTACTACGCCTCGGTCGGCCGCAATGCCAACCTCCTGCTGAACCTCTCGCCGGATACACGTGGCCTGATTCCCGACAATCAGATCACTCCACTGATGGAGGCGATGACCATCATTCAACAAACCTATGCTACGAACCTGGCTTCCGGTGGTACGATGGCTGCAGATTCGACTCTGGCCGGTCAACCAGCCAGCAATTGTCTGGATGGAGACCTCGATTCCTACTGGGAGCCTGAAGCCGGAGTCTCGACCCCTACCTTGACCTTAACGTTACCATCAGCTCAAACGATTGACCGGGTGGTTCTGCAGGAGGCGATCGCTGTGCGCAGTATGCGGATTGAGAATTTTGCCGTGGATACCTGGAATGGGACAAGCTGGGAAGAAAAGGCTACGGCAACCACCGTGGGACATAAACGTATTCTCAAGATTACGGAGACATCGACGGACAAGGTGCGGATCCGTATTACCCAGTCGCGGTTAGAACCCACGCTTGCGAATGTGGCGCTTTATAAATCGGTCAGCTTATTAGTCTCTCCGTTGATCGCCAACCGTGATGCTCAGGGCAAGGTTTCGATTTCAGCCTCGGGTGGGGATTCTATTTACTATACGGATGATGGCAGTGAGCCGACCACGGCATCCAAGCTATACACAGCACCGATCGATCTGCCGATGGGTGGCACGATCAAAGCAATTAGCGAAAATGCCGGCTCGGTGAGTCTCGCCACGGTTAAGACCTTCTCTGGCTATGCCCCAATAGGCTGGCAAGTCATCTCCGTGAGCAGTGAAGAAATAGCGGAAGGCGAGCGTGCCAGCAACGCGATAGATGATGACCCAGACACGCTCTGGCATACTCAGTGGGGCGGTGGCGGCGGCTCTCACCCCCACCAGGTCACCATCGACATGCAGACCAGCCGTTTGATTGGTGGTTTTTCCTACCTGCCGCGTGTGAGCGGGGAGAATGGGATTGTTAAAAACTACCGCTTTGAAGTCAGTGTGGACAACGTTAACTGGACGAACGTTGCTGAGGCAGAGTTTGGAAATATCAAAAACAGCCCGGTGCTTCAGAAGGTCTTCTTTGCCGATGATGTAAAGGCACGCTACTTCCGTTTTACCGCCATTGATGAAATAAACGGGACAAACTATGCCAGCGCAGCAGAGATCAACGTCTTGCCCGGTGGGTATGATAAGTTTCGCCAGGAGAATGGGCTGCAAACGGCACCTGGAAACCAGGATGGAGACGGCGACGGCCTCGGGCTGCTGATGGAATATTACCTGGGCACCGATCCCGCAGTGCGCTCGTACAGTCCCGTCTCGATCTCTGCGGTTTCAGGTAACCCCCATTTCGAGGTCTTGCGCTCCACAGCAGCAACGGATGTTACAGCGGTGGTGAGATACTCGTATAATCTTATTGATTGGTTTGATGCCACTCCGACCGAGGTGATCACAGTGGATCAAGGCGAGGGGGTAACCAAGGATACTTACATCCTTGCTCCGGAGAATCAGAATGTTTTCTATCGACTTCGAGTCAGTATTTAG
- a CDS encoding cysteine synthase family protein, whose protein sequence is MKKLPRHRYLHRIPATPLVPVRLDADSPEIWCKLEYLNPSGSTKDRIARHILEKAWRQGKVGPGGLVVEASSGSTSIALALNCAQMGLRFLAFIPDTATNERSLMIQAYGAEVRKVSGGMPEVIRMAAEFANAKGAFLTQQFENTDNAEAHQLFTAHEVMVQLPDVNIDAVVSGIGTGGTLVGMHQGFSSAGCVTRPVAAIPQCAEGAMVSNVECCSLRFSKDVPGVMDGCSMLFSDWRQTADAADLREIAIDDSRCMELTHRLWAMGFPVGPSSGLNLAAAMEAAKDLAEDLAEDATIVTVFPDRMERYFSHKVFEPLR, encoded by the coding sequence ATGAAAAAGTTACCACGTCACCGTTACCTGCACCGTATTCCCGCCACACCTTTGGTGCCCGTCCGGCTGGACGCAGACTCTCCGGAAATCTGGTGCAAGCTCGAGTATCTGAATCCCTCAGGCTCGACGAAGGACCGCATTGCACGGCATATCCTGGAAAAAGCCTGGCGGCAGGGCAAGGTGGGGCCGGGAGGGCTGGTGGTGGAGGCGTCATCGGGCTCCACGTCCATCGCCCTGGCGCTCAACTGCGCGCAGATGGGATTGCGTTTTCTGGCGTTTATTCCCGATACCGCGACCAATGAGCGCTCGCTGATGATCCAGGCCTATGGAGCGGAAGTGAGAAAGGTGAGTGGCGGGATGCCGGAGGTGATCCGGATGGCGGCAGAGTTTGCCAATGCTAAGGGGGCATTCCTAACACAGCAGTTTGAAAATACCGACAACGCCGAGGCGCACCAGCTTTTCACCGCCCATGAGGTCATGGTGCAGCTTCCCGATGTGAATATCGATGCCGTGGTGTCGGGCATCGGCACCGGCGGCACACTGGTGGGGATGCACCAGGGGTTTTCCAGTGCCGGGTGCGTGACCCGTCCGGTGGCGGCGATCCCGCAGTGTGCCGAGGGGGCGATGGTTTCCAATGTGGAGTGCTGTTCGTTACGTTTTTCCAAGGACGTGCCGGGTGTGATGGACGGGTGCTCCATGCTGTTCTCCGACTGGCGGCAGACAGCTGACGCGGCTGACCTGCGTGAGATTGCCATCGATGACAGCCGCTGCATGGAGCTGACCCACCGGCTCTGGGCGATGGGTTTCCCGGTGGGACCCTCGTCCGGACTGAACCTCGCCGCCGCGATGGAAGCTGCGAAGGATCTGGCGGAGGATCTGGCGGAGGATGCGACAATCGTGACGGTCTTCCCCGACCGCATGGAGCGCTATTTTTCCCACAAGGTGTTTGAGCCCCTCAGGTAG
- a CDS encoding Gfo/Idh/MocA family oxidoreductase, which translates to MNSPQPLKVAMIGGGAGAFIANPHQKAIHFDGTRRVHSVALHPDPEIAMNEANNWPYPVKGYKSYDDLFADQASLPEDQRVDYVLIVTPNFVHFDPAMKALELGLPVMCEKPLTVNLEEADLLVAKAREKNVPFAVAHTYLGHWSSWFSRHIVQSGLLGEVRWVDSYYIQGWLADKLEDSGQQQAAWRTDPKKAGGSGCGGDIGTHALMQLRFVTGLDVERVSARLDKFVPGRPIDDHFTTYGELSNGGKCLVRASQICIGHKNDLGIMIAGTKGALKWSQEDPEKVTIFLQDQPDRTYWRGAVSANDGFLGDVPQWLLDEPTIPSGHGEAFHDAYARLHREFEKDVRAYQAGEAWSCDGSKYANIDDGRMGLAFIDAALKSDAADGAWEAVTKG; encoded by the coding sequence ATGAACTCTCCACAACCACTCAAAGTAGCCATGATCGGTGGCGGTGCCGGCGCATTCATCGCCAACCCGCACCAGAAAGCCATCCACTTCGACGGCACCCGCAGGGTCCACTCCGTCGCCCTCCACCCGGACCCGGAAATCGCCATGAACGAGGCCAATAACTGGCCCTACCCCGTCAAAGGCTACAAGTCATACGACGATCTGTTTGCCGACCAGGCGAGCTTGCCCGAGGACCAACGCGTCGATTACGTGCTCATCGTGACCCCCAACTTCGTCCACTTCGACCCCGCCATGAAGGCGCTCGAACTCGGACTCCCCGTGATGTGTGAGAAACCCCTCACCGTCAACCTTGAGGAAGCCGACCTCCTCGTCGCCAAGGCGCGCGAGAAAAACGTGCCCTTCGCCGTCGCCCACACCTACCTCGGCCACTGGAGCAGCTGGTTCAGTCGTCACATCGTCCAGAGCGGCCTCCTCGGGGAAGTCCGCTGGGTGGATTCCTACTACATCCAGGGATGGCTCGCCGACAAACTCGAGGACTCCGGCCAACAGCAAGCCGCATGGCGCACCGACCCTAAAAAAGCCGGCGGCAGCGGCTGCGGCGGCGACATCGGCACCCACGCTCTGATGCAACTTCGTTTTGTCACCGGACTCGACGTTGAACGTGTCTCGGCCAGACTCGACAAGTTTGTCCCCGGACGCCCGATCGACGACCACTTCACCACCTACGGCGAACTCTCTAACGGCGGCAAGTGCCTCGTCCGCGCCTCGCAAATCTGCATCGGTCATAAAAACGACCTCGGCATTATGATCGCCGGCACCAAGGGCGCGCTCAAGTGGAGCCAGGAAGACCCCGAGAAAGTCACCATCTTCCTCCAGGACCAGCCGGACCGCACCTACTGGCGCGGCGCGGTTTCCGCCAACGACGGATTCCTGGGCGACGTGCCCCAGTGGCTGCTCGACGAACCCACCATCCCCAGCGGCCACGGCGAAGCCTTCCACGACGCCTATGCCCGACTCCACCGCGAGTTCGAAAAAGACGTCCGCGCCTATCAGGCGGGTGAAGCCTGGAGCTGTGACGGCAGCAAATACGCCAACATCGACGACGGCCGCATGGGCCTCGCCTTCATCGACGCCGCCCTCAAGTCCGACGCCGCAGACGGTGCCTGGGAGGCGGTGACCAAGGGCTAA
- a CDS encoding GxxExxY protein produces the protein MHVDQQRPYPISYEGHIVGDCLTDLVVNNELIIEAKSIDSIGDNEIAQLLNYLRVAKINLGLLLNFKPAKLEIKRVVR, from the coding sequence ATGCACGTAGACCAGCAACGCCCATACCCAATCAGTTACGAAGGACATATCGTCGGAGACTGCTTGACCGATCTTGTGGTAAATAACGAACTCATCATCGAAGCCAAGTCCATCGACAGCATCGGCGACAATGAAATTGCACAATTGCTAAACTACCTCAGAGTAGCCAAAATAAACTTGGGGTTACTGCTCAATTTCAAACCAGCCAAACTTGAAATAAAACGCGTTGTAAGATGA
- a CDS encoding substrate-binding domain-containing protein has product MSHRIHRNPLPSKVAEHLRQEILDKVWSGRLPGRRVLAKRYKVSEKTCAAAIELLGKEGLLSKGGHGKPWKIKRSPRVASGTMRGKNLLILHDAHSTPSHEDDVLLRAFETIWQDAAGQTFRGVVDYLYYKHPASYLKQLIHRHAVDAIVLFAPPPVWTEVAHQCLPVFQISGQPCKDRATSYFSYYVTPEVERFTRYLAGLGHQRILVPWREANIVPFIAEGLRKGFDGKYSEKQLAPFCPLVENDTPEFWSRFWHQSIASLEPSAVIVFDDRHLISLYSFCARAGLKIPRHLSVILMAHNPLFDWVRPKPTMSAFADKTVISHFERWIRDGHQPRGVHFLPLVRIDGESVGPANPESAAASL; this is encoded by the coding sequence ATGAGCCACCGCATCCATCGCAACCCACTGCCTTCGAAAGTCGCTGAGCACCTGCGGCAGGAAATCCTGGACAAGGTCTGGTCCGGTCGGCTGCCGGGGAGGCGTGTGCTGGCCAAACGCTACAAGGTCAGCGAGAAGACCTGTGCTGCGGCCATAGAGCTGCTTGGCAAGGAGGGACTGCTCAGCAAGGGGGGGCATGGCAAGCCGTGGAAAATCAAGCGTTCCCCGCGGGTGGCGTCAGGAACCATGCGGGGCAAGAACCTGCTCATCCTGCACGACGCGCACTCGACACCGTCCCATGAAGACGATGTCCTGCTGAGAGCTTTTGAAACCATCTGGCAGGATGCGGCCGGGCAAACATTTCGCGGAGTGGTGGACTACCTTTACTACAAGCATCCGGCCAGTTATCTCAAGCAATTGATCCACCGGCATGCGGTGGATGCCATCGTACTGTTCGCACCGCCACCTGTGTGGACCGAAGTGGCGCACCAATGCCTGCCGGTGTTTCAGATCAGCGGCCAGCCCTGCAAGGATCGGGCAACCAGCTATTTTTCCTACTACGTCACGCCGGAAGTCGAACGTTTTACAAGATATCTGGCCGGTCTGGGACATCAGAGAATTCTGGTTCCGTGGCGTGAGGCGAATATCGTGCCGTTCATTGCGGAGGGATTGCGAAAAGGCTTCGACGGCAAGTATTCCGAGAAGCAGCTGGCTCCGTTTTGCCCCTTGGTCGAGAATGATACACCGGAGTTTTGGAGCCGGTTCTGGCACCAATCCATCGCCTCGCTCGAGCCGAGCGCCGTCATCGTCTTTGATGATAGGCACCTGATTTCCCTATACAGTTTCTGCGCCCGGGCCGGGCTGAAAATCCCCCGGCACCTGTCCGTGATACTCATGGCCCACAATCCGCTGTTTGACTGGGTCAGGCCCAAACCCACTATGAGCGCCTTTGCCGACAAAACCGTCATCAGTCATTTCGAGCGCTGGATCCGTGACGGCCACCAACCCCGCGGCGTCCATTTCCTGCCGCTTGTGCGGATTGATGGAGAGAGCGTCGGGCCGGCGAACCCAGAGAGCGCCGCGGCCTCACTTTGA
- a CDS encoding PEP-CTERM sorting domain-containing protein produces the protein MKIRPSILLPAIFMAAIPASHAAVTFVTGTTGATRIGDALTTGITDAHGAATGTFNTTAGTGSAGVSFDLTITASNTLGNQTGGLGVAGGSAGSGIDNNDTAGPQEWITLGISNFSGLAAGETLVITQVELNYGGNGGETYTINGGSDIAFVADPESIDIPDGATVTIGAGSAGNTKFTISSFTVEAVPEPSSTALIGLGGLALILRRRK, from the coding sequence ATGAAAATCAGACCAAGCATCCTACTACCAGCTATCTTCATGGCAGCCATTCCCGCATCCCACGCCGCAGTAACTTTTGTCACTGGAACTACCGGCGCGACCAGAATCGGCGATGCATTGACCACAGGAATCACAGACGCCCATGGCGCAGCTACCGGAACCTTCAACACCACCGCAGGCACAGGCAGCGCCGGAGTGAGCTTTGACCTTACCATCACGGCCAGCAACACATTGGGCAACCAAACAGGCGGTCTCGGCGTGGCCGGCGGTTCGGCAGGCTCCGGAATTGATAACAATGATACTGCCGGACCCCAGGAGTGGATAACCTTGGGCATCAGTAATTTCAGTGGACTGGCCGCTGGCGAAACCCTGGTCATTACGCAGGTTGAACTGAATTACGGGGGCAATGGTGGCGAAACCTACACAATCAATGGAGGAAGCGACATCGCATTTGTTGCTGACCCTGAGAGCATTGACATCCCGGACGGAGCCACAGTGACCATCGGCGCCGGTTCCGCAGGCAATACCAAATTCACCATTTCGAGCTTCACCGTGGAAGCCGTGCCAGAACCATCCTCCACCGCCCTGATCGGCCTCGGTGGTCTCGCCCTGATCCTGCGCCGCCGCAAGTAA
- a CDS encoding thymidylate synthase produces the protein MQQYLDLLTDVLENGESRTDRTGTGTVSVFGRQARYDLRDGFPCLTTKKLHLRSIIHELLWFLKGDTNIAYLKENGVRIWDEWADENGELGPVYGQQWRAWEGDDGEVIDQIANLIDGLKNNPHSRRHLVSAWNVGKVDQMALPPCHMLFQFYVHDIGSDKPGLSCQLYQRSADLFLGVPFNIASYALLTMMVAQVCGYEARDFIHTFGDLHLYSNHLEQAKLQLTRTPKDLPTMWINPEVTDILGFTGDDFELRDYDPAPHIKAEVSV, from the coding sequence ATGCAGCAGTATCTCGACCTCCTCACCGACGTTCTCGAAAACGGCGAATCCCGTACCGACCGCACAGGCACCGGCACAGTCTCGGTATTCGGCAGGCAGGCCCGCTACGATCTCCGTGATGGTTTCCCCTGTCTCACCACCAAGAAACTGCACCTCCGCTCGATCATCCACGAGCTGCTCTGGTTCCTCAAGGGCGATACCAACATCGCCTACCTCAAGGAAAACGGCGTCCGCATCTGGGACGAGTGGGCCGATGAAAACGGCGAACTCGGCCCCGTTTACGGCCAGCAATGGCGCGCCTGGGAAGGTGACGACGGCGAGGTGATCGACCAGATTGCAAACCTCATCGACGGACTGAAAAACAACCCGCACTCACGCCGCCACCTCGTTTCGGCGTGGAACGTTGGCAAGGTCGACCAAATGGCGCTGCCCCCCTGCCACATGCTGTTCCAGTTCTACGTCCACGACATCGGCTCGGACAAACCCGGCCTCTCCTGCCAGCTCTACCAGCGCAGCGCCGACCTCTTTTTAGGCGTCCCCTTCAACATCGCCTCCTACGCCCTGCTCACCATGATGGTGGCCCAGGTCTGCGGCTACGAGGCCCGTGACTTCATCCACACCTTCGGCGACCTGCACCTATACAGCAACCACCTCGAGCAAGCGAAGCTCCAGCTCACCAGAACGCCCAAAGACCTCCCCACCATGTGGATCAACCCCGAAGTCACCGACATCCTCGGTTTCACCGGCGACGACTTCGAACTCCGCGACTACGATCCAGCGCCCCACATCAAGGCGGAGGTGTCAGTCTGA
- a CDS encoding peptide chain release factor-like protein — MPSPEKIAALEDRMAALGVTEDTLVEKFIQGSGSGGQKINKTASCVYLKHIPSGIEVKCQQQRSRELNRFIARRELCERLEEIRDGKKSAKQQAQEKIRRQKRRRSRRAKNRMLDDKSKHAQKKNLRKPPQRGD; from the coding sequence ATGCCCTCCCCCGAAAAAATCGCCGCCCTCGAAGACCGCATGGCGGCGCTCGGCGTCACCGAGGATACCTTGGTGGAAAAATTCATCCAGGGCAGTGGCAGTGGTGGCCAGAAAATCAACAAAACCGCCTCCTGTGTTTACCTCAAACACATTCCCAGCGGCATCGAAGTGAAATGCCAGCAGCAGCGGTCGCGTGAACTGAACCGCTTCATCGCCCGACGCGAACTCTGCGAGCGGCTTGAGGAAATACGCGACGGCAAAAAATCCGCGAAACAACAGGCACAGGAAAAAATCCGCCGCCAGAAGCGACGCCGCTCCCGCCGGGCCAAAAACCGCATGCTCGACGACAAATCCAAGCACGCCCAAAAGAAAAACCTGCGTAAACCGCCACAAAGGGGCGATTAA